A genome region from Tolypothrix sp. PCC 7712 includes the following:
- a CDS encoding type I restriction-modification system subunit M, which yields MNEQITQQAIESYLWGAATILRGLVDAGDYKQYVFPLLFYKRLSDVWDEEFAKALADTSDANYARDTANDRFIIPDGSHWKDVRVVAKDVGKALQDAMRSIETANPGRLDGIFGDAPWTNKERLSDFDIKELIEHFSSVVLSLANVPEDELGNAYEYLIKQFADDSGHTAQEFYTNRTVVHLMVQMLAPKSGDRIYDPTCGTGGMLISALTEVKRTGGEHRTLKLYGQERNHMTASIARMNLVLHGVDDYQVMRGDTLDNPAFSEDDQLKTFDVVLANPPYSIKQWNREKFQSDPWQRNFLGTPPQGRADYAFFQHILKSLDPETGRCAILFPHGVLFRKEEAEMRKKLVEADLVECVLGLGANLFYNSPMEACIIICRTRKPPKRQGQILFIDAVHEVARVQGQSFLKPEHQSRIFSAYQSYINDPGFATVATLEEIAAQDYSLSIPLYVRRKTANSQTEDLKTLAEVWADWEQGSRAFWQEMDALVDMLDSL from the coding sequence ATGTCTTTCCCTTGCTGTTTTACAAACGCCTATCTGATGTTTGGGATGAGGAATTTGCCAAAGCACTGGCTGACACAAGTGATGCTAATTATGCTCGTGACACTGCCAATGATCGCTTTATTATCCCTGATGGATCACACTGGAAAGATGTCCGCGTTGTTGCCAAGGATGTTGGTAAAGCTTTACAAGATGCCATGCGGAGCATTGAAACCGCTAACCCTGGTCGTTTAGATGGTATTTTTGGTGATGCTCCTTGGACAAATAAGGAACGTCTTTCAGATTTTGATATTAAAGAGCTGATTGAACATTTCTCAAGTGTGGTGCTGTCCCTAGCTAATGTTCCTGAAGATGAATTAGGTAATGCTTACGAGTATTTAATTAAGCAATTTGCTGATGACAGTGGACATACAGCACAAGAATTTTACACCAACCGTACAGTTGTACATTTAATGGTGCAGATGCTTGCACCGAAATCTGGCGATCGCATTTACGATCCTACCTGCGGTACAGGAGGAATGTTAATTTCGGCGTTAACTGAGGTGAAGCGTACAGGTGGAGAACATCGCACCCTCAAGCTTTATGGACAGGAACGTAACCACATGACTGCTTCTATTGCTCGCATGAATTTGGTGCTGCACGGTGTAGATGATTATCAAGTCATGCGTGGTGATACCTTGGACAATCCCGCTTTTAGTGAAGACGATCAACTAAAAACTTTTGATGTAGTTCTTGCCAATCCCCCCTACTCTATTAAACAGTGGAACCGGGAAAAGTTTCAAAGTGACCCTTGGCAGCGTAATTTTTTAGGAACACCGCCTCAAGGAAGGGCTGACTATGCCTTTTTTCAGCATATTTTGAAAAGTCTTGACCCAGAAACGGGACGCTGTGCCATTCTTTTTCCGCATGGGGTACTGTTCCGTAAAGAAGAAGCTGAAATGCGTAAAAAGTTGGTTGAAGCTGATTTGGTGGAATGTGTCCTTGGTTTAGGAGCAAACCTGTTTTACAATTCGCCAATGGAAGCTTGTATTATTATTTGCCGTACTCGCAAGCCACCAAAACGTCAAGGGCAGATTTTATTTATTGATGCTGTTCATGAAGTAGCTCGTGTGCAAGGACAAAGTTTTCTCAAACCAGAACATCAGTCACGTATTTTCAGTGCGTATCAAAGTTACATTAATGACCCTGGCTTTGCTACAGTTGCTACTTTAGAGGAAATTGCTGCCCAGGACTATAGCTTATCCATCCCGCTTTATGTGCGACGAAAAACAGCCAATAGCCAAACTGAGGATCTCAAGACGCTAGCAGAAGTTTGGGCAGACTGGGAACAAGGTAGTAGAGCTTTTTGGCAAGAAATGGATGCCTTAGTTGATATGCTGGATTCCTTGTAA